The Oryzihumus leptocrescens sequence GCCGACGTCCTCACCCATGAGGAACACCCGCTCGTCGCGCGTCATCGCGTCCCTCAGCGCGGCGCGCATCGCCTCGCGGTAGGTCGTCTCGACCACCGTCATCGCTGCCCCTCCTCGGAGTGCACGAACCGGGTCAGGTCCTCGACCGGCTCCAGCGGGGCCGCCTCGGCGAAGCTGACCGCCTCAGCGATCTCGGCGGCCACGGCAGACTCCACGAGGGTCAGCTCCTCGTCCACCGCCACGCCCTCGCCGCGCAGCCGTGCAGCGAACACCTCGACGGGGTCGCGCTCGCGCCAGTGCGCCACCTCGGCCTTGTCCCGGTAGAGCTCGGGGTCGTACATGCTGTGCGCGCGGAACCGGTAGGTGCGCATCTCCAGGAACACCGGCGCCTCGCCGCTGCGCACGTCGTCCAGCGCGCGCCGGGTGGCCTGGTCCACCGCCTCGACGTCCATGCCGTCCACGGGCCAGGCCGGCATGCCGTATGCCGCGGCGTGCAGCGCCAGGTCTGGCACCGCCAGCTCCCGCTCGATCGAGGTGCCCATGGCGTAGAGGTTGTTCTCGCAGACGAAGAGCACCGGCAGCCGCCACAGCGCCGCGAGGTTGAGCGACTCGTGGAACTCCCCCTCGGCGGCGGCACCGTCCCCGAAGAAGCAGACGGCCACACCGTCCCGGTGCTGCATCCGCTCGGCCAGGCCGAGCCCGACCGCGAGGGGCAGGCCACCGGCGACGATCGCGTTGCCGCCGTAGAAGCGTCGCGTCGTGTCGAACAGGTGCATCGAGCCGCCGCGGCCCCGGCTGGACCCGCTGGCGCGGCCGAACATCTCGGCCATCACCTCCGGCATGGGCAGGCCGCGGGCCAGGGCGTGGCCGTGCTCGCGGTAGGTCGACACCACCGCGTCACGCTCCGCCAGCGCCCCCATCACCCCGGCGGCCACGGCCTCCTCCCCGATGCACAGGTGCATGAAGCCACGGATGCGCGTCTGGCTGTAGAGCTGGACGCACGCCTCCTCGAACCGGCGGATCCGCACCATCTGGGCCAGCATTCCCAGCCGGGCGGCGGTCCGCTCCTCCTCCGGCGACACCGCCTTCGCGGCACGCCTGGACCTCGTGCGCGTGCTCATGCCGGGGGCTCCAGCGTCGAGGTGTCGCCCTCCTCCAGCCCGAGCTCGCGGGCGCGCAGCAGGCGGCGCATCACCTTGCCGCTGCGCGTGTGCGGCAGGTGCTGGTCGAAGTCGACCTCCTTGGGAGCGACCGCCCCGAGCCGGCGGCGGGCGAAGGCGAGCAGCTCCTCGCGCAGCGCCTCGTCGGCGGTGAACCCGTCGCGCACTGTGACGAACGCCTTGACCACCTCGCCGGCGACCGGGTCCGGCTTGCCGATCACGCCGGCCTCGGCGACCGCCGGGTGCTCCATCAGCGCCGTCTCGACCTCGAACGGCCCGACCAGGTGGCCGGCCGACTTGATGACGTCGTCGGCCCGGCCGACGAACCAGTGGTAGCCCTGCCCGTCCACGCGCACGAGGTCGCCGGTGAGGTACCAGCCGTCGGCGAACGAGGCGGCATACCGCTGCTCGTCGTGCAGGTAGCCGCGGAACATCGAGGGCCACCCGCGCCGCAGGGCCAGCTCCCCGACCAGGCCCGGCTCGGTGAGAATGCGCACGTGGCCGTCCGGCCCGACCTGCGCCCGGCCGTCCTCCCCGCGCTCGAGGACCGCGGTCTCGATGCCCGGCACCGGCCGGCCCATCGACCCCGGGCGGACCTCGGCGCAGCGGTAGTTGGCGACCATGATCGCGCCGGTCTCGGTCTGCCACCAGTTGTCGTGCACGGGCAGCCCCAGCACGTCGCGGCCCCAGACCACGACCTCGGGGTTGAGCGGCTCGCCGACGCTGGCGATGTGCCGCAGGGCGGACAAGTCGTAGCGCCGGGGCAGCTCCTCGCCGGCCCGCATGAGCATCCGCAGGGCGGTGGGCGCGGTGTACCAGACGGTGACCCCCTGGTCCTGCAGCAGCGAGTACCAGCGCAGCGCGTCGTAGTCCCGGGCGTCGGTGACCACGGTCGCACCCAGGGTGAGCGGGGCGATGACGCCGTAGGACATCCCGGTGACCCAGCCCGGGTCGGCCGTGCACCAGAAGACGTCGTCCGCGCCGAGGTCGAGCACCCACTGTGCCGTCGCCCGGTGCACCACCACCGCCTCGTGCGCGTGCACGGCGCCCTTGGGCCGGCCCGTGGTGCCGCTGGTGAAGTGCAGCAGGGCCGGCGTGTCCGGGTCGGTGGGCGGGATGGCGAACTCCTCGCCGGCGGCGTCCATCGCCTCGGCCAGGTCGATGCCCCCGGGCACCGAGTGTGCGGAGCCCGGGTCCCCGCCGACGAGCAGCACGTGCTCGAGCTCGGGCAGCTGGTCGCGCACCGGCTCCACCTTGCGGCGGTACAACGCCGGCGTGGTCACCAGCACCCGCCCGTTGCCCAGCACCAGCCGGTCGCGCACCGGCTCGGGCCCGAAGGCGGAGAACAGCGGACAGAAGACGCTGGTGGCCTTGAGCGTGCCGAGCGCGGCGATGAACAGCGCCGGCTGGCGCCCCATCAGGCTGAAGACCCGCTCCCCCGGCGCCACCCCGAGGCCGCGCAGCACGTTGGCGAACCGGCTGGTGTGCGCGGCCAGCTGGGCGTAGGTCACCCCGCTGGTCTCGCCGTGCCGCCCGACCGCCAGGATCGCCCGCCGGTGACCACGCCCCT is a genomic window containing:
- the pdhA gene encoding pyruvate dehydrogenase (acetyl-transferring) E1 component subunit alpha, encoding MLAQMVRIRRFEEACVQLYSQTRIRGFMHLCIGEEAVAAGVMGALAERDAVVSTYREHGHALARGLPMPEVMAEMFGRASGSSRGRGGSMHLFDTTRRFYGGNAIVAGGLPLAVGLGLAERMQHRDGVAVCFFGDGAAAEGEFHESLNLAALWRLPVLFVCENNLYAMGTSIERELAVPDLALHAAAYGMPAWPVDGMDVEAVDQATRRALDDVRSGEAPVFLEMRTYRFRAHSMYDPELYRDKAEVAHWRERDPVEVFAARLRGEGVAVDEELTLVESAVAAEIAEAVSFAEAAPLEPVEDLTRFVHSEEGQR
- the acsA gene encoding acetate--CoA ligase, with translation MPHPTLVTAYRHVEVARMAAVSTHVWPPIAPSVGSGPPPRLADYEAARAGFRWEDARRELAGLPGHHGLNIADEALDRHVREGRGHRRAILAVGRHGETSGVTYAQLAAHTSRFANVLRGLGVAPGERVFSLMGRQPALFIAALGTLKATSVFCPLFSAFGPEPVRDRLVLGNGRVLVTTPALYRRKVEPVRDQLPELEHVLLVGGDPGSAHSVPGGIDLAEAMDAAGEEFAIPPTDPDTPALLHFTSGTTGRPKGAVHAHEAVVVHRATAQWVLDLGADDVFWCTADPGWVTGMSYGVIAPLTLGATVVTDARDYDALRWYSLLQDQGVTVWYTAPTALRMLMRAGEELPRRYDLSALRHIASVGEPLNPEVVVWGRDVLGLPVHDNWWQTETGAIMVANYRCAEVRPGSMGRPVPGIETAVLERGEDGRAQVGPDGHVRILTEPGLVGELALRRGWPSMFRGYLHDEQRYAASFADGWYLTGDLVRVDGQGYHWFVGRADDVIKSAGHLVGPFEVETALMEHPAVAEAGVIGKPDPVAGEVVKAFVTVRDGFTADEALREELLAFARRRLGAVAPKEVDFDQHLPHTRSGKVMRRLLRARELGLEEGDTSTLEPPA